GATCTTGCAGAAACTCAGGAACAGCATCACGAAGAGCAGCGAAGGCTGCAGCTCGCGGACAATCTGTTCCAGCACCGGCCCGGCGGGATGCAGGGCCGGGATGGCATGGTAGCCCAGATACAGGGAGGCGCCCACAATCATGCCGATGATGAGCGCCCAGTCCCTGAGGAATTTGACTAAAGTATAGCGGTAGGTCCCCATCACTTCCCCATCCGGGCCAGGAAAGCCTCCACCGTGTTCTCCATCAGCATCGCGATGGTCATCGGCCCGACGCCGCCCGGCACGGGCGTGATCCAGGAAGCGCGCAGGCGGGCGCTGACGAAGTCGACGTCGCCGCAGAGCTTGCCGTCGTCGGTGCGGTTGATGCCCACGTCGATGACCACGGCCCCGGGCTTGACCATGTCGCCCGTGACCATGTTCGGCCGGCCGACGGCCACCACGAGCACATCAGCCTGGAGCGTCATCGCCTTGAGGTCCTTGGTGCGCGAATGCGCGATGACCACAGTGGCGTTGCGGTCCAGCAGGAGCTTCGCCACCGGCTTGCCGACGATGTTGCTGCGGCCCACGACCACAGCGGTCTTGCCGTTGAGGTCGATGCCGCTCTCGTCGATCAGGCGGAGGATACCCTTCGGCGTGCACGGGATGGTGCAGGGACGGCCGAGCCAGAGGTCGGAGACGTTGCGCGGATGGAATCCGTCCACGTCCTTCTCCTGGGCGATGGCGTCGATCACGCGCTCCTCGTTGATCTGCTTGGGCAGCGGGAGCTGCACGAGGATGCCGTCCACCTCCGGATCGCGGTTCAGGTCATCGATCATCTTGAGGAGGGCCTCCTCCGTGGCATCCTCGGCCATCGTGATCAGGCGGGAATTCATCCCCACGTAGATCGCGGACTTGACCTTGTTGCGCACGTACACCTGGCTCGCGGGGTTGTTGCCCACGATGATCACGGCCAGCGAAGGCTTGCGGCCGTATTTGACTTCCAGCTTGGCCACGCGGTCGCGCAGCCCGTCCTTGATGGAGGCGGCGAGCGCCTTGCCGTCCAGGATCTGGCCGTCAAGGGCCCAGTGGGCGATGTCGCGGCGATGGAAGAGATTGTCACACTGGATCTTGGAGATCTCGCCGTAGACCTTGCGGTAGGCGGCGCGGATGTCCTTGCCCTCGGCCACGACCATCATCACGCGGCCGCCGGCCGTCAGCAGGCGGTCGCCGTCGCGCTTCGTGCCCATGTGGTAGACCTTGGCGTCGACCTGGTCTACGCCGAGGATCTCGGCGCCCTTGTCGTAGGACCCGGGATAGCCCTTGGAGGCCAGCACGACGCCGAGCGTCACGGCCTTGCGCCAGACGGGCTCCGCCGCCGGCTTGCCGCTGGCCACGGCCAGGAAAATATCATAGATGTCGCTGTCCAGCAGCGGCAGCACGACTTCGGTCTCGGGATCGCCGAAACGGGCGTTGAACTCGATCACCTTGATGCCGTCGGGGGTCTTCATCAGGCCGCCGTAGAGCACGCCGGAGAGCGGGCAGCCCTCGGCGACCATCGCCCTGGCGGTCGCCTCGAGGATCTCTTTCTGCGCAAAGGCGCGGTCCTCCTCCGTGATGAACGGGAGGCCCGTGTAGGCGCCCATGCCGCCGGTGTTCGGGCCCTTGTCGCCGTCGAAGGCGCGCTTGTGGTCCTGCGAGAGCGGCATCGGATAGACCTTCTCGCCGTCCACGAAGGCCATGAAGGAGAATTCAGGACCGGTCAGGAAGTCCTCGACCACCACGCGGCCCTTGCCGAAGGCCTCGTCCAGCAGCATGCTGCGGAGCGCGGCTTCGGCCTCCGCCGCATCGGCGGCGATCACTACGCCCTTGCCGGCGGCCAGGCCGTCGTATTTGAGCACGGCCGGGAACGGCCGGGCGTTGACATAGTCGAGCGCCTCCTGGAAATCGTCGAAGCTGCGGTAGCCCGCCGTCGGGATGCCGTATTTGTCCATCAGGACCTTGGCGAACTCCTTGCTGCTCTCGATGCGCGTGGCAGCCTTCGTGTGGCCGAAGATGGCGAGGCCCGCGGCGCGGAAGGCGTCCACGACGCCGACCGACAGCGCGGCCTCGGGGCCGACGACCGTCAGGTCGATCCCCTGCTCCTGCGCAAAGGCGAGCAGGCCTTTGACGTCCGTATCCTTGATGGGGACGCACTCCGCCTGCGCGGCGATGCCGGCGTTGCCGGGAGCGCAATAGATCTTCGCAACCTGCGGGGAGCGGCTGAGCGCATCCACGATGGCGTGGCAGCGTCCGCCGCCACCGACCACGAGCACTTTCTTGTCCTGGGCCATATCCTATTAATGCTTGAAATGTCTGATTCCGGTAAAGAGCATCGTGATGCCGAGCTCGTCGGCCTTCTTGATGGCATCCTCGTCGCGGATGCTGCCGCCCGGCTGGACGATGGCCGTCACGCCGTACTGCGCGGCCAGCGCCACGGTGTCGTCGAAGGGCAGGAAGCCGTCGGAAGCCAGGATGAGACCTTCGGTGAATCCGGCCGCCTGGGCCTCCTTGAGGGCGATCTCAGCGGAGCCGACGCGGTTGGTCTGGCCGGCGCCCACACCGATCGTGTGGTTGTCGCGGACCACGGCGATGGCGTTGGACTTGATGTGCTTGACGATGCGCCAGCCGAAGTCGAGGTCGGCCAGCTGGGCCGCCGTCGGCTTGACCTTCGTCACGCACATCTCCTCGCTGACGGTCTCCATCGCGGTGTCGAGCTGCTGGGCGAGCATACCGCCGTTGACGCCGACATACTGCATCGGGGCCTGCGCCTCGCGCTGCATCGGCACCTCCAGCACGCGGAGGTTCTTCTTGGTGGAGAGGATCTCCAGCGCCTCCGGCGTGAAGGACGGGGCGATCACGATCTCGAGGAAGATGGGCTTCATCCCGCGCGCCACCTCGGCGGTGAGCTCGCGGTTCACGCCCACGATGCCGCCGTAGATGCTGACCTTGTCAGCCTCATAGGCGGCCTGCCAGGCCTCCTCGATGTTGGCGCCCACGGCCGCGCCGCAGGGGTTCATATGCTTGAGCGCCACGCAGAACGGCGCGTCGAAGTCGCGCAGCACGTTCAGGGCGGCGTTGGCGTCCTGGATGTTGTTGTAGGAGAGCTCCTTGCCCTGGATCTGCTTCGCGAAAGCGAGGGAATAGGGCGCCGGCTCCATCGCCGCATAGAACTTCGCGGCCTGGTGGGGGTTCTCGCCGTAGCGGAGCGGCTGCTTGAGGTCGTACTCCAGGAAGAGCTTCTCGTTCAGGCCGGCCTGCTTGCGCATCCACGAAGAGATGCACATATCATATTCGGCCGTGTGGGTGTAGGCCTTGGCGGAGAGCTGCAGGCGCGTCTGGTCGGAGGTCTTGCCGCTGGTGCGGATCTCGTCCAGCACGCGGTCGTAGTCGGCCGGATCGCAGACGATGGTCACGTCGCGCCAGTTCTTGGCGGCGCTGCGCACCATCGAGGGGCCGCCGATGTCGATGTTCTCGATGGCATCCTCCATCGAGACACCCTCCTTGGCGATGGTCTGGCGGAAAGGATAGAGGTTCACGCACACGAGGTCGATCGTGCCGATCCCCTGCTCCTCCAGCGTGGCCATGTGGGCCGGCACGTCACGACGTGCCAGGATGCCGCCGTGCACCTTCGGGTGCAGGGTCTTGACGCGGCCGTCGAGGATCTCGGGGAAACCCGTGACCTCGCTGATGCCGACGGTCTTGACGCCCTGCTCTTCCAGCAGCCGCTGGGTACCGCCCGTGGCGATGATGGTCCAACCCAATGCCTGGAGGCCCTGCACGAAAGGCACGAGCCCGGTCTTGTCGCTTACACTGACTAACGCTCTCATAAATTGCTCAATAACTTTTGTATGGTTTCAACGTATAATGCATGTTCGATCTTCTGCCCGATGCGATGGACCTCCTCCGGGTCGTCGCCGTCGTACTCGAAGGCCCGCTGGGC
This Bacteroidales bacterium WCE2004 DNA region includes the following protein-coding sequences:
- a CDS encoding phosphoribosylamine--glycine ligase, whose product is MAQDKKVLVVGGGGRCHAIVDALSRSPQVAKIYCAPGNAGIAAQAECVPIKDTDVKGLLAFAQEQGIDLTVVGPEAALSVGVVDAFRAAGLAIFGHTKAATRIESSKEFAKVLMDKYGIPTAGYRSFDDFQEALDYVNARPFPAVLKYDGLAAGKGVVIAADAAEAEAALRSMLLDEAFGKGRVVVEDFLTGPEFSFMAFVDGEKVYPMPLSQDHKRAFDGDKGPNTGGMGAYTGLPFITEEDRAFAQKEILEATARAMVAEGCPLSGVLYGGLMKTPDGIKVIEFNARFGDPETEVVLPLLDSDIYDIFLAVASGKPAAEPVWRKAVTLGVVLASKGYPGSYDKGAEILGVDQVDAKVYHMGTKRDGDRLLTAGGRVMMVVAEGKDIRAAYRKVYGEISKIQCDNLFHRRDIAHWALDGQILDGKALAASIKDGLRDRVAKLEVKYGRKPSLAVIIVGNNPASQVYVRNKVKSAIYVGMNSRLITMAEDATEEALLKMIDDLNRDPEVDGILVQLPLPKQINEERVIDAIAQEKDVDGFHPRNVSDLWLGRPCTIPCTPKGILRLIDESGIDLNGKTAVVVGRSNIVGKPVAKLLLDRNATVVIAHSRTKDLKAMTLQADVLVVAVGRPNMVTGDMVKPGAVVIDVGINRTDDGKLCGDVDFVSARLRASWITPVPGGVGPMTIAMLMENTVEAFLARMGK
- a CDS encoding phosphoribosylaminoimidazolecarboxamide formyltransferase / IMP cyclohydrolase, with translation MRALVSVSDKTGLVPFVQGLQALGWTIIATGGTQRLLEEQGVKTVGISEVTGFPEILDGRVKTLHPKVHGGILARRDVPAHMATLEEQGIGTIDLVCVNLYPFRQTIAKEGVSMEDAIENIDIGGPSMVRSAAKNWRDVTIVCDPADYDRVLDEIRTSGKTSDQTRLQLSAKAYTHTAEYDMCISSWMRKQAGLNEKLFLEYDLKQPLRYGENPHQAAKFYAAMEPAPYSLAFAKQIQGKELSYNNIQDANAALNVLRDFDAPFCVALKHMNPCGAAVGANIEEAWQAAYEADKVSIYGGIVGVNRELTAEVARGMKPIFLEIVIAPSFTPEALEILSTKKNLRVLEVPMQREAQAPMQYVGVNGGMLAQQLDTAMETVSEEMCVTKVKPTAAQLADLDFGWRIVKHIKSNAIAVVRDNHTIGVGAGQTNRVGSAEIALKEAQAAGFTEGLILASDGFLPFDDTVALAAQYGVTAIVQPGGSIRDEDAIKKADELGITMLFTGIRHFKH